The Streptomyces sp. cg36 genomic interval GACGCGGTGCTCGACGAGTACCTGGTCCTGAAGAAGACCGTGCCCGGCTTCAACCTGGTGGACTTCGGCGGGCCCCAGCCGGTCGCCGACCCCGCCGCCGACGCCAACCACCTGCTCGCCGAGCGCCTGGCCCAGCTGCTCCCGGCCCAGTTCGGCCGCGCCCCGGACGCCGAGCTGCGGCTGACGATCCTGGTCGCGGTGGAGGCGGCGGACGCGCTGCTGCGGCTCGCCTTCCGTACGGACCCGGCGGGGGACCCCGGGATCGTCGCGGAGACCCGGGAGCTGCTCCACTCCTACCTCGCGCGCACCCTGGGCTGACCCCGTCGCGCGATCGGGGCGGGCGGCGGCGAGTGGTGCGCGGCGCCGCCCGCGCGCACCCGGCCGCGCAGCCCCCTCGCCACCATGCCTACCGGTCGGTATGCTCGCGTCGTCGGCGCCTCCCCGAGCCCTCGGCGCCATCCGGTCCGTCCGTGCGGGGAGGCCCCCAGCCGCCCGTCGCCCCGGGGAGGACCCCCTATGTCCGCACTGCGCATCTGCCCCCTGTGCGAAGCCACCTGCGGGCTGACGCTCACCGTCGAGGGCTCCCGGGTCACCGGCGCCCGGGGCGACCGGGACGACGTGTTCAGCCAGGGGTTCATCTGCCCAAAGGGCGCCTCCTTCGGTGAGGTCGACGCCGACCCCGACCGGCTGACCGGGCCCCTGGTCCGGCGCGGCGGACGGCTGGAACCGGCGAGCTGGGACGAGGCGTTCGACCTCGTCGCGGCCCGGCTGCGGCCGGTCGTCGAGGAGCACGGGCCGGACGCCGTCGGGGTCGTGCTCGGCAACCCCAACGTCCACACCATGGCCGGGGCGCTCTATCCGCCGCTGCTGGTCGGCGGGCTGCGCACGCGCGCCCTGTTCACCGCCAGCACCCTCGACCAGATGCCCAAGCACGTCTCCAGCGGGCTGCTCTTCGGGGATCCGTTCGCCATCCCGGTGCCCGACCTGGACCGCACCGGCCATCTGCTGCTGCTCGGCGCCAACCCCCTGGAGTCCAACGGCAGCCTGTGCACCGCGCCGGACTTCCCCGGCCGCCTCAAGGCGCTGCGGGCCCGGGGCGGCACCCTGACCGTGGTGGATCCGCGCCGCACCCGTACCGCCCGCCTGGCCGACCGCCACCTCGCCCCCCGGCCCGGCACGGACGCCCTGCTGCTCGCCGCGCTCGCCCAGGTCCTCTTCGAGGAGGGGCTCGTCGCGCCCGGCGCGCTCACGGACCGGGTGGCGGGGCTGGAGGAAGTGCGCGAAGAGGTGCGGGAGTTCACCCCCGAGGCGGTCGGGGCGGCCTGCGACCTGGACCCGGACGAGATCCGCACCCTCGCCCGGGAGCTCGCCGCCGCCCCGGCCGCCGCCGTGTACGGCCGCATCGGCAGCTGCACGGTGGCCCACGGCACCCTCGCCAGCTGGCTGGTCGACGTGCTCAACGTCCTCACCGGAAATCTGGACCGGCCCGGCGGCGTGCTCTTCCCGCTCTCCGCCACCGACCGCGCCCCCCGCCCGCCGGGCCCCGGCAAGGGCTTCGCGCTGGGCCGCTGGCGCAGCCGGGTCGGCGGCCACCCCGAGACCAAGTCCGAACTGCCGCTGGCCGCACTGGCCGAGGAGATCGAGACCCCCGGCGAGGGCCGGATCCGGGCGCTGGTCGTCTGCGCCGCCAACCCGGTGCTCTCCGCCCCCGACGGCGACCGGCTCGACCGGGCGCTGACCGGGCTCGACTTCATGGTCAGCGTCGACCCGTACCTCAACGAGACCTCGCGCCACGCCGATGTCGTGCTGCCCCCGCCGCCGCCGTCGCAGAGCGCCCACTTCGACTTCGCGTTCAACGCGCTCGCCGTGCGCAACCAGGTCCGCTACACCCGGCCCGCCGTCCCGCTCGCCGGGGGCGGGCTCGACGAGTGCGAGATCCACGCCCGGCTGGTGCTCGCCGCGACCGGGCTGCACGGCGCCCCGGCGGACGCCGTGGACGCGGCGGTCGTCGAGCGCACCCTGGGCAAGGCGGTGGCCGACCCGCACTCACCCGTGCACGGACGCGACCCCGGGGCGCTCGCCGCCCTGCTGACCGGGGAGAGCGGCCCCGAGCGGCGGCTCGACCTGATGCTGCGGCTCGGCCCGTACGGCGACGGCTTCGGGGCCGACCCCGAGGGCCTGACCCTGGAGCGGCTGCTGGCCCGTCCGCACGGCATCGACCTCGGCCCGCTGCGGCCCCGGCTGGCGCAGGTGCTGAAGACCCGCAGCGGACTGGTCGAGCTGCTGCCCGCGCCGATCGCCGAGGACCTGCCCCGGCTGCGCGCGGCCCTCGGCGCGCGGCCCGACGGGCTGGTCCTGGTCGGCCGGCGCCATCTGCGCTCCAACAACAGCTGGCTGCACAACATCCCGTCCCTGACCGGCGGTTCCAACCGCTGCACCCTGCACGTCCACCCCGAGGACGCGGCGCGGCTCGGGCTGCGCGACGGCGACCCCGTACGGGTCAAGGCCGACGGCGGCGAGGTGGCGGCGCCCGTGGAGATCACCGAGGCGGTCCGCACCGGTGTGGTGAGCCTGCCGCACGGCTGGGGCCACGACCGGCCGGGCACCCGGCTCGGGGTCGCCGCCGGGCGGCCCGGGGTCAACGTCAACCAGCTGCTCGACGGCTCCCGGCTCGACCCGCTCTCCGGCACCGCGGTGCTCAACGGCTTTCCGGTCGAGCTGATCGCACTTCGTTGACCTGGGGTTTTGCTCGTATTGCTCACACGTCAACATCTTGTTAACGCCGGAACGGCCGACCTAACGTCATCCGCACCGCCAGCCCCCCGCTGGAGTTCAAGGGTGAACGTTAGGTGTCCTCCATGCTGACCGTCCTCGGCTTCACCATGATCGCGACCTTTCTGGTCCTGATCATGCTGAAGAAGCTGTCGCCCATCGCGGCGCTGGTTCTGATCCCCGCCCTGTTCTGCGTCTTCGTGGGCAAGGGCGCCCATCTCGGCGACTACGTGGTCGACGGCGTCGGCAAGCTCGCGCCGACCGCCGCGATGCTGATGTTCGCGATCATCTACTTCGGGGTGATGATCGACGTCGGCCTCTTCGACCCGGTCGTGCGGGGCATCCTGCGGTTCTGCAAGGCGGATCCGGTGCGGGTGGTCGTCGGTACGGCGGTGCTCGCCGCGATCGTCTCGCTCGACGGCGACGGCTCGACCACCTTCATGATCACGGTCTCCGCGATGTACCCGCTCTACAAGCGGCTCGGCATGAGCCTCGTGGTGATGACCGGAGTGGCCGCCACCGCCAACGGCGTGATGAACACCCTGCCCTGGGGCGGCCCGACCGCCCGCGCCGCCACCGCCCTGAAGCTGGACGCCACCGACATCTTCGTGCCGATGATCCCGGCCCTCGCGGTGGGCCTGGTCGCGGTGTTCGTCCTCGCGTACGCCCTGGGCCGCCGCGAGCGCGAGCGCCTCGGCCACCTCACCCTCGACGAGGTCCTGGAGCCGGAGAGCGAGACGGTGCTGGTGGCGGCGGGCGGCGCCGAGCCGCCCCGCACCGGCGCGGGCGGCGGCACGGACCTGCCCGGGACGGGCGAGTTCCCGGGCCTCGACCCGCGGCGGGCGACCCTGCGGCCCCGGCTGTACTGGTTCAACGCGGGCCTCACCGTGGCGCTGCTGACCGCCATGATCATGGAGTGGCTGCCGATCCCGGTGCTGTTCCTGCTCGGCGCGGCCCTGGCGCTCACCGTCAACTACCCGCACATGCCGGACCAGAAGGCCCGGATCGCCGCGCACTCCGAGAACGTCGTCAACGTGGCGGGCATGGTCTTCGCCGCCGCCGTCTTCACCGGCGTCCTCAACGGCACCGGCATGGTCAAGCACATGGCGGACTGGCTGGTGGGCGCCGTCCCGGAGGGCATGGGCCCGCACATGGCGCTGGTCACCGGTGTGCTGAGCCTGCCGCTCACGTACTTCATGTCCAACGACGGCTTCTACTTCGGCGTCCTGCCGGTCCTCGCCGAGGCCGGCGCCGCCCACGGCGTCTCCCCGGTGGAGATCGCCCGCGCCTCGCTGGCCGGGCAGGCCCTGCACATGTCGAGCCCGCTGGTTCCCGCGGTGTACGTGCTGGTGGGCATGGCCAAGGTCGAGTTCGGCGACCACACCCGGTTCACGGTGAAGTGGGCGGCGCTGACCTCGCTGGTGGTGCTCGGCGCGGGCATCCTCTTCGGCACGGTCTGAGCGGCGGCGGGGTTGCGCCGGGCGGGCGACTTGCCGGGGCCCGCCCGGCGCTGCTCCGCCGTTTCGCGGCGGCGATGTGAAAGAGAGTCAGATGAAAGGTCGATTTATATGACAATCTGACTCAAAGGAACGCGCATGTCTGCCTCCTCACCCCCGCGCCCCGCCGTCCGCCGTCCGGCCGCCACCGCCCTCGCCCTCGGGCTCGCGGGAGCCGTCCTCGCCGGCGCCCCGGCCGCCCACGCCGCACCCGGCGACAACGGCGATGTGAAGATCCACAACCTGGGCACCCCGTTCACCGACCAGCGCGACGAGCCCAAGGTCTGCGGGTTCTACCTCGACGGCTTCAACTTCGACGCCAACCAGAACGTCACCTGGTCCATCCAGACCCAGCCGCTGCGGGCGGGCGGCGCCACCCTCAACGGCGCCATCGCCCTGCCCGCCGGCACGGGCCACACCCTGCCGCTCACCCTTCCCAACGGGCAGTACAAGCTCACCTGGAAGATCACCGGCGGCAACGGCGCGGGCAAGATGAAGGTCTTCAAGGTCGACTGCCTGCCCATCACCAGTCCGCCGGGCACCACCACCGGCGGCGGCTCGGCCGGTGCGACCGGCGGTGCCACCGGCGGCAGCGGCGGCCCCAACGGCGGGCCGAACGCGGGCGGCGGCGGTCTGGCCGGGACCGACTCCCTCACCGACGGCGTCTCCCCGGCCGCGGGCATCGCGGCCCTCGGCCTCGTCGGCGTCTCCGGGGTG includes:
- a CDS encoding TetR family transcriptional regulator, which encodes MSHPNLRRAPVQQRSAERLTRILDACAELLDETGYEELSTRAVAQRAGVPIGSVYRFFSNKRALAEALAARNLDRFAEIVSARLVSIEAADWRGAIDAVLDEYLVLKKTVPGFNLVDFGGPQPVADPAADANHLLAERLAQLLPAQFGRAPDAELRLTILVAVEAADALLRLAFRTDPAGDPGIVAETRELLHSYLARTLG
- a CDS encoding molybdopterin oxidoreductase family protein is translated as MSALRICPLCEATCGLTLTVEGSRVTGARGDRDDVFSQGFICPKGASFGEVDADPDRLTGPLVRRGGRLEPASWDEAFDLVAARLRPVVEEHGPDAVGVVLGNPNVHTMAGALYPPLLVGGLRTRALFTASTLDQMPKHVSSGLLFGDPFAIPVPDLDRTGHLLLLGANPLESNGSLCTAPDFPGRLKALRARGGTLTVVDPRRTRTARLADRHLAPRPGTDALLLAALAQVLFEEGLVAPGALTDRVAGLEEVREEVREFTPEAVGAACDLDPDEIRTLARELAAAPAAAVYGRIGSCTVAHGTLASWLVDVLNVLTGNLDRPGGVLFPLSATDRAPRPPGPGKGFALGRWRSRVGGHPETKSELPLAALAEEIETPGEGRIRALVVCAANPVLSAPDGDRLDRALTGLDFMVSVDPYLNETSRHADVVLPPPPPSQSAHFDFAFNALAVRNQVRYTRPAVPLAGGGLDECEIHARLVLAATGLHGAPADAVDAAVVERTLGKAVADPHSPVHGRDPGALAALLTGESGPERRLDLMLRLGPYGDGFGADPEGLTLERLLARPHGIDLGPLRPRLAQVLKTRSGLVELLPAPIAEDLPRLRAALGARPDGLVLVGRRHLRSNNSWLHNIPSLTGGSNRCTLHVHPEDAARLGLRDGDPVRVKADGGEVAAPVEITEAVRTGVVSLPHGWGHDRPGTRLGVAAGRPGVNVNQLLDGSRLDPLSGTAVLNGFPVELIALR
- a CDS encoding CitMHS family transporter, which gives rise to MLTVLGFTMIATFLVLIMLKKLSPIAALVLIPALFCVFVGKGAHLGDYVVDGVGKLAPTAAMLMFAIIYFGVMIDVGLFDPVVRGILRFCKADPVRVVVGTAVLAAIVSLDGDGSTTFMITVSAMYPLYKRLGMSLVVMTGVAATANGVMNTLPWGGPTARAATALKLDATDIFVPMIPALAVGLVAVFVLAYALGRRERERLGHLTLDEVLEPESETVLVAAGGAEPPRTGAGGGTDLPGTGEFPGLDPRRATLRPRLYWFNAGLTVALLTAMIMEWLPIPVLFLLGAALALTVNYPHMPDQKARIAAHSENVVNVAGMVFAAAVFTGVLNGTGMVKHMADWLVGAVPEGMGPHMALVTGVLSLPLTYFMSNDGFYFGVLPVLAEAGAAHGVSPVEIARASLAGQALHMSSPLVPAVYVLVGMAKVEFGDHTRFTVKWAALTSLVVLGAGILFGTV